The DNA window TACATTGACAAGATCAGACATACTGAcatattaatataataataataataataataataataataataataataataataataatacagccTAAAATGGTGATGAATGGCGCCCAAGTAAGCTATTGCAGCATTGGCAACCACACAGTAGCAGTTGCAACTTGCAACCAATGTTGGATTTAGAAGTGGCAGTTGTAGAATTTTACAATTTTCCAATGTAGCCATATTATATTGGCAATTGCGTCAAATAGTAATACATGCCAATTTGTTGGTCTTATTATTTGGTACATAGATTCTGTGTGTTTCACCAGGATCAGCCTGGTGATTGATTTCActttcagagagagaaatggaggaaaaGTTTTCCAGATGAATATGGAGGCTTGACATATTACACAAAACACAAGTGTGCTTATTGCAGTATCCTCAATTCACACCAACCAAGTACCTATCAAGTTTGGTGCCTGTGGGACAGTTTTTGCTGGCCAGTATTTATTGcgcagaaaaagaaaagcactTTATTTTTGTTGGATTTTGCAGCGACTGCAAAATAAAATGACTCATCACATTTAGAAATCTCAATTTCCCTTTACCACATTAGTCTAGCCAGTCTCAGCCATTTGGACAACAGACCCTTAGAAACGGCGCAACCCCATTTATCTTTATTTCAATAGATTccaacatcacatacagtattatcaTTCAGGATCTCTTAGAGCCATCACTTTTGTTGACCATCATCCATCACAATAATTCTAATTCACACCCAATTATCCCTCagcttgtaaacaaatccacataCTCTTTGACTGTACATAGTAGCCTTTAAGTTAAAGGTTATCTGGAGCTGAAAGACATATTCCCAACAGATAAACAGTTCATCATCACATGAGTAAATGTAAGGTACAAATGGCATTCCTTTACTGTTCTTAGCATAGTCTATTCTTTACAAAATTATGTGTACACTCAAATACATCATAtatcagtgaaagagagagagagagagagagagagagagagagagagagagagagagagagagagagagagaacgacaaagagagagaaaagaattgGTGAATACAATACTCTTTACTTTACGGTACTGTACTCTCCTTCGCAGCCTATTCTTTACAAAATATGTGAACACTCAAATACATCATGACAATTGTATTAACTTTGTGAAACATGacagttttagaaaagcaaacAGCCCCGCAAGGACACAACTACTCCGCAACTCTACGTCAGATTATAGGGACTTTGCTTTGCATCATACCCAACAACACCCCTTAGCTATTCTAAAATCACTGTGACCTACAACCTCCTCAGGCTTATTACCTACCTCTGACTTACATCTGATTCGACACCAGTGTCCAGCACGCACCCCATGGCCAACTCCCAAAGACACAGATTCACCCCCATTTTGCATTGGCTCAGATGTGCTCTAGTTTACTGTTTATTATTGACTTAACTGTCCACTGAACTGGCTAGACGTGAATGTCTGGCCTGGTTGTATTATTATGCACGACACCCAGTCCTTGATAAGTTTGAGTGTACGACTCCAGTCCCTCCCTGCCCCGCCCCTTTGCCCTGGCTGTCCAGGAAATGCTTGTCCGTGAGGCAGGGCTGCCATGGCCTTTATGTTTCTCGCTGCAACCCCTTGCTTTCTCctgacctccccccccccctctctctctctctctctctctctcccttccttcgaCCACCTGCCAGCTGGCTCTATTGACTTCGGCAAAGGTCAAAAACTTTGGAGTGCTTTTCAAAGGCATCCAATAGAGACATGCACACTTAACTAAGAATACATGTAGAAAGGTAGAACAAATGCCTTTCAATGGTGTGCCAACATGATCATGCAAATCAATATGCAGGCTATTCAATTTACCCTAAGTCATAAGCCCATCATGATACACAATTGTGTTCTGACCAGTGCTTTGTTTTAGATAAGTgagaataataaaaacaaagacGCTTCctaaacacatcaaaacactcTCTTGACAGAAGCTTGTACACCCACTATCGTCCTTGTGATTTTCAGTAATGATGCCTCTGAGATACATGAATAGGCCTTTAGTGTGACAAGCAATTTCCTGTTCTCAAGAATAGCCTACAAAGAGTCGTATCTGCAACAGGCTCTTTCTGGAATTCAAGTGTACATCCTGCAACCCTAAGTAATTGGGTTATGATGCATCCTAACAGGAGGGCAACAACACTGTTCattttctctatttctttctttctttcacacacacacacacacacacacacacacacacacacacacacacacacacacacacacatacacacacacacacacacacacacacacatctggagtTTAGACATCGCTGGCCGAGTGTTGACCGAGAGTAACTGCTTTagtcacccacacacaagtTTAAAAATGGCAGCAAGATGTCTACTATATCACAACTCATATTTTACTTGTCAGTGCTCTGGGGTTTCATTGATATATTATCCTCAGACAGTCAAATGATGGTGAAGCATCCACTAAATACAATTGGGTGCTTCCCTTTGAGGAAAAAAGTACAAAACGAGTAAGTTAATTCAATCAAAAGTCACTAGATGTATCTAAAACATTGTATCCCAATTAAATTAACATGCATGGAGTAACATGTTCAATGAAACTGGTCTCATGTTTGATGAAACATGTTTAATGACTATGATAATAGTTGTGTAGATTGTGTAGATTGTGAGAATGTCCCATCTCTAGACATGATGTGTTGGCAAGTCCAGATGCAATCTAATCCTGCTTAGTGAGACCCTCAGAAGCAGCCAACTCAGCAGAGGGCTCCTCCTTCAGCTGAGTCTCACAGGctagaaaaaaaatgacaaagaacaACACTTGCTATGTATCAAAGAATGCCATCAAAACGAAAATCCCAAGAaatctaaatgaatgaatacatgaaTGTGTCTAGACTTGGATTGCATTTGTTAGTTGTTTTTATTTACCTGGCACATTACTGTTCTGCTCTTCAAATGAAGTAACGTTGTGGTAATGCCCAACTTTAGCTCCTCTCATTATCTTCtgatgaagaaagagaaggattaGTTCAAATTCAGATGTTGATTAATGAAGAAATATTATATCTGCATACTCACATCAGTCTCAACCGATTTGTCCCTCACTCACTTGTCTGTCAGATCACAATTAGTCCACATAATAGACACATTACACTGACCCGTTACAAAAACTGAACTCTACCTTGAAGGAGAACTTGAATTTGGGCATCCTGAAGAAACAGCACCCTGTGGTCTCTTCCTCCTGAGCCATCTCTAGACGGCCGGCTGCACACTCAGGAGCCTTGGTGACCTCGGCCAGAGTCTCCCTCAGCTCGGTCTTCATGGCCTGAACCTGAGAGGAACCTGCGAATAACAGAGTGCATAATTCTGATATATCCTTCATTCAAAACTGGTTACGTTAGAGCAGGTTAttttgtattgttgtatttGTATTAAGATCATTTTGTACATCCTCTATTGGTTTTGTTACAAAAGGGAAAACGTGACAATAGTCAGACCTAGTTGAGGTGATGGTAGATACCATCATGAACTTACTTGTGCTTGGAACAAGAGAGCCCTCATTGTCAAGGCGACTGTGTGCTCCATTCTTTGATTTCTGAAGAACACATATCATGAGTAAAAGGCAAAGCTACACCCTACAAGGGTGTAGTACTGTGTATATTGTTCAGTGCAACACTTCATGAACAAATTAGCTCAATTATAAGCATCATACTTTACCTTCCAATTGAATGTTGGCATCTTCAGCCAGGATGGGGTCATCTTCTTTTTGGTCTTTTCCTGTAGCCCATTTACAGCTTGAACTGGAGGGAGGGCTGCAGACACTGCTAAGTGGGTTTGGCTACAAGTCCTTCCGATCTCTCCTGTCAATTTCTCCACAAGGGAGGACTCAAAAGATGGATCTTGCGATTCCAGggcagaacacagcacatcttCAGACCCAAACTCTCTAGTAAGTTCCTTGTACACATTTCGGTACATCAGGTGAAAATTCACTTGCTGCGGATGACTTTCATCACTTGTGATACCAAAACGTGTGTCAAGCTCACACAGAATCTTCTGGATCAGTTCTCTGGAGATATCCAGAACTTTATCCGGAACTCCGTCCTGACGGGTGCCGATGGAAGGGCGTAAGCTATCGACTTTCTTCAGAAGCCGAATGACCAACATGGAGACTAGGGAGGCATAGTCATTCTTGAAGTCATCACTGTTGGCAGAAGCAACATTTCCCTCAAACTCTGTGGGGAGAGTCACCATGACCTCTTTGACCATCACTTCTGTGATCATGTTGAGGACACAGGAGGATGTTGAGGTCTCTGGGTTCTGCTGGGAACGTTCTCGGTCCTCAGAAGATTCTGAAGGGAACAACCACGATGACACCAGTTGCTTCACAGCCTGCTCTACATAACTGTAAATAAATGCAGGTGGAGCATCATTCTGTCTCTCAGCTCTGGCCGGTAACTTGCAGAGAATGGAGTCTGAAAGACTCTTCCCCACTGGCACAGAAATAGTCTGGAGGCCATGAGAGCTTTTTAGGATCTTTTGGACTTGATCCGCAATGTCATGGGAGAATACCCTCATTTTTGATTCAGAGATCAATTTCTCCGGTTGGTTGGGGATGGGAACAAGTCTTTTGCCATTCAAAACGGTGTCCACCACTTTGCTGATGGCTTCACATGCACTTGGAGGAGACAATGAAGAGTCTTCCATGTTGACAGCCACTACAGGGGGAGCAGAAGTACCATGAAGTGCGGTTAGGTCTTCAATTTCTGAGTCCGACACTGTTTTTAAGAAGCGAAGGAATGGCAGTTGAGGGATTTGTGACCTGTCCTTTTTTGTTTCAATTCCAATCATTTGGACTTCACTCAACATAGCACTGAGGATCTTTTGAATCAGTGCTATTTGCTCTAACTCTTCTGCACTCTTAAGAGCAGAAAGTTGACACTGCATGGACACAATCACTTGGCTAATGACATGTCTGGCAGAAGCCATTGTTTCTTCCTGTTTACCATCCGAGTAAATAGATCTGGAAAACAATTCCCTCACAGCACTCTGAACAGTATTGAACatggtttgtgttgtttcatAGATCCTTCTCATAGAGACGCCTCCCATGATTAGTGTTGTCTCCGCAAGATCCTTCATCTCCGCAACGACATATCCAACAACGTCATATGCTGCTGAGTGAACGTTTTGGCCTGAGTCCTCGTTCATGGAGTCCATAACATCACCGACAAGATCATCAGCAACAGACTGTGAGTGGGTGCCAGGTGGATAAAAGGCAGGAAGCTCACAGAGGTCTGTCTGGCTCTCTGCTTTGGTGTGACAGGAATCTCTGTCAAGAGTGCTGAGCAAaacctcactcactttctcGGTTGCCCTATTTTTAAATTCAGTGCCGGTCAGCTGATCCAGCAAAGGAACGGACAGGTATATTCCAGAGGCTTTGGCACGTTCAGCCAACATGGGTCCCTGTACTAAGACAGGTTCACCATTGAGTATACGGACAGACTCTTGCATAATCTTATCCACTTTTTTGTCGAAAGCCAAAAGCATTTCATCTGAAACACTCAGATCTCCTTGCTCCAAGGACAACTCTCCATCCTTCTTGGCATCCGACGTCCTTGCCCTGTTCCAAGGCATAAAGACATGTAGATATCtagcaaaactgtactgtaAAGGTAAACTACACATGGTTGACAAATTTAAAAATAAGAGTTAATTCCACACAAGGATTGTATTTAGCCATGATTTACAATCAGGAAGCTCTACTTTAGGGATGCACTAGATGACCGATGTAATAAATATTGAAAGCTTACACTtgtactaataataataataataagaagaagaaagatAGTCATTCCAATGATTAATGGGCATACTGAGGTGTGAGTTGCCCTGACCTTGCTGTTCCACATGGAAACACGTATGTGACAGGAACACATAGAACCGTTCTGAGGGCTGGGATCAGGTAATGACGAGTGGTCTGGACCACTTTCGCTGCTATGCAGGAACAAAGCTGGCTAGCATCTTCTCTGGTCCCCTgagtaaacaaaaacagaccaTAAACTTTTTCATCAGCATGTTAAAGGATAAAGAACACTAgagagtttgtttttgttctctatGCATTATGCCATTGAAGACTAATATATGCATGAC is part of the Sardina pilchardus chromosome 22, fSarPil1.1, whole genome shotgun sequence genome and encodes:
- the LOC134069683 gene encoding uncharacterized protein LOC134069683, with amino-acid sequence MSEGNEGTREDASQLCSCIAAKVVQTTRHYLIPALRTVLCVPVTYVFPCGTARARTSDAKKDGELSLEQGDLSVSDEMLLAFDKKVDKIMQESVRILNGEPVLVQGPMLAERAKASGIYLSVPLLDQLTGTEFKNRATEKVSEVLLSTLDRDSCHTKAESQTDLLAVNMEDSSLSPPSACEAISKVVDTVLNGKRLVPIPNQPEKLISESKMRVFSHDIADQVQKILKSSHGLQTISVPVGKSLSDSILCKLPARAERQNDAPPAFIYSYVEQAVKQLVSSWLFPSESSEDRERSQQNPETSTSSCVLNMITEVMVKEVMVTLPTEFEGNVASANSDDFKNDYASLVSMLVIRLLKKVDSLRPSIGTRQDGVPDKVLDISRELIQKILCELDTRFGITSDESHPQQVNFHLMYRNVYKELTREFGSEDVLCSALESQDPSFESSLVEKLTGEIGRTCSQTHLAVSAALPPVQAVNGLQEKTKKKMTPSWLKMPTFNWKKSKNGAHSRLDNEGSLVPSTSSSQVQAMKTELRETLAEVTKAPECAAGRLEMAQEEETTGCCFFRMPKFKFSFKVEFSFCNGSV